A genomic segment from Flammeovirga pectinis encodes:
- a CDS encoding DUF5689 domain-containing protein has protein sequence MNHIFNKGRLIIISLCLFLSACVDTDYTNPSEINKALPTATLSIAELKALHIGGDNDTTSIPSNIIIKGQVVSSDKEGNIYKELYIQDATGGILVRVDMSPVYTKFQLGQEISIACGNLVLGSYASNIQLGIPSLNKGVPAAGRIPSPLIQQYFSTGEVKEVAIATITVKELIENLSTYAGKRVKIDSLTVINNDAGKTFADAVNEATENRYFNDASTTENINVRTSGFSDFAGDKLPEGKGTIYGVVSRFRDEPQLIINNPREDVIDFKAVENQKPSGPIAIKTVDQLNEAFDGTTKYDEIALENWLNISEEGTRKWYINDYKGNTYANISVFKANEKRVNWLITPKLNVVAAKDKTISFRTRQEYSTGAVLKVMVSANYDGSAAPSDAKFTWTEVNAKLSNDGQSGYGSWTTSGAVDLSSYGNVVVAFYYEGEEGVTDGGYSIDDIVFNYTKDPIIPGQGYVLLDTIKSDHTLIPSTTAQFSYTDQEIIRHDGYYLAYNEDTENPIWVAYVLTAADVSGSISRTDDFRIDTSISTKSTNSKSFRTGGSLNYTYDRGHIKPASDSKLSASEMSDSFYMSNMSPQTSELNQKEWRFLEEHVRDLATQNGKIYVVSGPVLDKNYHEWIDRGVDDDGDGDIDKVAVPKAYYKVVLVLKNGTPEVHAWILPNKDKSQGNLNKYSTYKVTLQELETRTNIDFFNRVQGL, from the coding sequence ATGAATCATATTTTCAATAAAGGTCGATTAATAATCATATCACTTTGTCTGTTTCTTTCAGCATGTGTAGATACAGATTATACCAATCCTTCAGAAATAAATAAGGCATTACCAACTGCCACTTTATCTATTGCAGAATTAAAAGCACTGCACATTGGAGGTGATAACGATACAACATCAATTCCTTCAAATATTATTATAAAAGGACAAGTTGTTTCTTCTGATAAAGAAGGCAATATCTATAAAGAATTATACATTCAAGATGCTACTGGAGGTATATTAGTGCGTGTAGATATGTCGCCTGTATATACCAAATTCCAATTGGGTCAAGAAATTTCTATTGCTTGTGGCAACTTAGTTCTTGGTTCTTATGCTTCAAATATTCAGTTAGGAATTCCATCGTTAAATAAAGGTGTTCCTGCTGCTGGTAGAATTCCTTCTCCATTAATTCAACAATACTTTAGTACTGGCGAAGTTAAAGAAGTGGCAATTGCTACTATTACCGTTAAGGAATTGATAGAAAATCTTTCTACATACGCAGGTAAAAGAGTTAAAATTGATAGCCTTACAGTTATTAATAATGATGCCGGAAAAACTTTTGCTGATGCTGTAAATGAAGCTACTGAAAATCGTTATTTTAATGATGCTTCTACAACAGAAAATATTAATGTTAGAACAAGTGGTTTTTCAGATTTTGCAGGTGATAAACTTCCTGAAGGAAAAGGTACTATATATGGTGTAGTTTCAAGATTTAGAGACGAGCCTCAACTTATTATTAATAATCCTAGAGAGGATGTTATTGATTTTAAAGCTGTTGAAAATCAAAAACCTTCAGGCCCTATTGCCATTAAAACTGTAGATCAATTGAACGAAGCGTTTGATGGAACAACAAAATACGATGAAATTGCTTTAGAAAATTGGCTCAATATTTCTGAAGAAGGGACAAGAAAATGGTATATCAATGATTACAAAGGAAATACTTACGCTAATATTTCTGTTTTTAAAGCGAATGAAAAAAGAGTAAACTGGCTTATCACTCCTAAATTAAATGTTGTTGCAGCTAAAGACAAAACTATATCTTTCAGAACAAGACAAGAGTATTCTACAGGTGCTGTTTTAAAAGTGATGGTTTCTGCAAATTACGATGGCTCTGCAGCTCCTTCTGATGCTAAATTTACATGGACAGAAGTAAATGCTAAACTAAGTAATGACGGGCAATCTGGTTATGGTAGTTGGACAACCTCTGGTGCTGTAGATTTATCTTCGTACGGAAATGTAGTTGTAGCTTTCTACTATGAAGGTGAAGAGGGTGTTACAGATGGAGGATATTCTATTGATGATATTGTTTTTAACTATACAAAAGATCCAATTATACCAGGTCAAGGATATGTATTATTAGATACTATAAAAAGTGATCATACATTAATTCCTAGTACAACTGCTCAATTTAGTTATACAGATCAAGAAATTATCCGTCATGATGGCTATTATTTAGCCTATAATGAAGATACTGAAAACCCAATTTGGGTGGCATATGTGCTTACAGCTGCAGATGTTTCAGGTAGTATATCTAGAACAGATGATTTTAGAATTGACACAAGCATATCTACCAAATCAACCAACAGTAAATCATTTAGAACAGGAGGTAGTTTAAACTATACCTACGATCGTGGTCATATTAAACCAGCAAGTGATTCTAAATTATCAGCTTCTGAAATGAGTGATAGTTTTTATATGTCGAATATGTCTCCGCAAACAAGTGAGTTAAATCAAAAAGAATGGCGATTCTTGGAAGAACATGTAAGAGACCTTGCTACTCAAAATGGTAAAATCTATGTTGTTTCTGGTCCTGTGCTAGATAAAAACTACCATGAATGGATTGACAGAGGTGTTGATGATGATGGTGATGGCGACATTGACAAAGTAGCCGTACCAAAAGCTTATTATAAAGTGGTTTTAGTTCTTAAAAATGGAACACCAGAAGTACATGCTTGGATTCTTCCAAATAAGGATAAATCTCAAGGGAACCTCAATAAATATTCTACCTACAAGGTAACTTTACAAGAGTTAGAAACGAGAACAAATATTGATTTCTTCAATAGAGTTCAAGGATTATAA
- a CDS encoding TylF/MycF/NovP-related O-methyltransferase, producing MKDKLYISLLKKVLIDYHRIGIDEYSPLYPPKNPNLRFKILRVLDSFFRSRKLAITRIVRSNYEDRVNGNDWPIYADTMVGLKRLDNIEFCINDIIKNGIPGDLIETGVWRGGCTIFMNALLKLNNELHRNVWVADSFEGLPMPNVEKYKEDKGDYLYKMEELSINLDTVKNNFKKYDLLTQNVKFLKGWFKDTLSTDKIKKLSLLRLDGDMYESTMDSLTNLYPKLSIGGYIIIDDWGAVEACKKAVLDYRLEHKIDSEIIEIDHLSVFWKK from the coding sequence ATGAAAGATAAATTATATATTTCTCTACTCAAGAAAGTACTTATTGACTATCATAGAATTGGTATTGATGAATATTCTCCCTTATATCCACCAAAAAATCCAAATTTGAGATTTAAAATTTTACGAGTGTTAGATTCTTTTTTTAGATCAAGAAAATTAGCAATAACAAGAATTGTCAGATCTAATTACGAAGATAGGGTTAATGGTAATGATTGGCCTATTTATGCTGATACAATGGTCGGTTTAAAAAGGTTAGATAATATTGAATTTTGTATTAACGATATTATCAAGAATGGAATACCTGGTGATTTAATTGAAACTGGAGTATGGAGAGGTGGTTGTACAATTTTCATGAATGCATTATTAAAATTAAATAATGAATTACACAGAAATGTTTGGGTAGCCGATTCTTTTGAGGGGTTACCAATGCCAAATGTAGAGAAATATAAAGAAGACAAAGGAGACTATTTATATAAAATGGAAGAATTGTCTATAAATTTAGATACAGTAAAAAATAATTTCAAGAAATATGATTTATTGACTCAAAATGTAAAGTTTTTAAAAGGGTGGTTTAAAGACACTTTGTCGACTGATAAAATAAAAAAACTATCATTATTAAGGTTAGATGGAGATATGTACGAGTCTACAATGGATAGTTTAACTAATTTGTACCCAAAATTATCTATTGGAGGCTACATAATTATTGATGATTGGGGAGCTGTAGAGGCATGTAAAAAAGCAGTATTAGATTATAGATTAGAACATAAAATCGATTCTGAGATTATAGAAATAGATCATTTATCAGTTTTTTGGAAAAAGTGA
- a CDS encoding HlyD family secretion protein, whose amino-acid sequence MLNITPKKPSDQQEYDRRFGSLNTLKTPSEAKKVARWLIAILILMGIVLILPWQQNIRARGEMTALTPQDRPQKIQCPIDGTIAQWNVREGQHVDSGQVLLTIAEIKDKYIDPDMILRLEEGIMAKGEAINAKRDKVRAKERQLDALEEGLIIKLKQFDNKIEQSILKVESDSIAWEASKIDLKNADRQYNANQELHQKGLISLTKLEGVRSKYQQAKSKEVGARTKFEMAINEFQNAILGKNAARNEALDKIAKTDSELSTTLSDIADSEGSLAKARNELSSMEIRAGMRVIRAPQKGVVVQALNSGIGENVKSSQALLTLVPDQPHLAAAIYIKTMDVPLIEEGRHVRLRFDGWPSIQFSGWPSVSVGTFGGKVEVVDFMNQPDGTFRVLITQDSNEKDEDWPQELRMGTGVFGWVMLEEVPIWYELWRQINGFPPSLDNPVAKKKK is encoded by the coding sequence ATGCTAAATATAACACCAAAAAAGCCTTCGGATCAGCAAGAATATGATAGAAGGTTTGGCTCATTAAATACTTTAAAAACACCTTCCGAAGCAAAGAAAGTGGCTAGATGGCTTATTGCAATTCTTATACTTATGGGAATAGTATTAATTCTTCCTTGGCAACAAAACATTAGAGCTAGAGGAGAAATGACTGCGTTAACGCCACAAGACAGACCTCAAAAAATACAGTGCCCAATAGATGGAACAATTGCACAATGGAATGTAAGAGAGGGACAACATGTAGATTCAGGTCAGGTATTGCTTACCATTGCTGAAATTAAAGATAAATACATTGACCCAGACATGATACTACGTTTGGAAGAAGGTATTATGGCAAAGGGAGAAGCAATTAATGCTAAAAGAGATAAAGTTCGGGCCAAAGAGCGTCAATTAGATGCACTAGAAGAAGGTTTAATTATTAAATTAAAACAATTTGATAATAAAATTGAGCAAAGTATTCTTAAAGTAGAAAGTGATAGTATTGCTTGGGAAGCGTCTAAAATTGATCTGAAAAATGCAGATAGACAGTATAATGCAAATCAAGAGCTACACCAAAAAGGATTGATTTCTTTAACGAAATTAGAAGGCGTTAGAAGTAAATATCAACAAGCAAAATCTAAAGAAGTTGGTGCAAGAACTAAATTCGAAATGGCAATCAATGAGTTTCAGAATGCTATTTTGGGTAAAAATGCTGCAAGAAACGAAGCGCTTGATAAAATTGCAAAAACAGATTCTGAACTAAGTACCACCTTATCTGATATAGCAGATAGTGAGGGTTCTTTGGCTAAAGCAAGAAACGAGTTATCGAGTATGGAAATTCGTGCGGGTATGCGTGTTATTCGTGCTCCACAAAAAGGAGTAGTGGTACAAGCATTAAATAGTGGTATTGGTGAGAACGTTAAAAGTAGTCAGGCATTACTAACATTAGTACCAGACCAACCTCATTTAGCTGCTGCTATTTACATTAAAACCATGGATGTTCCTTTAATTGAAGAAGGAAGACATGTTCGTTTACGTTTTGATGGTTGGCCATCTATCCAATTTTCTGGTTGGCCAAGTGTGTCTGTTGGTACTTTTGGTGGTAAGGTAGAAGTAGTTGATTTTATGAACCAACCAGATGGTACTTTTAGAGTGTTAATTACACAAGACTCTAACGAAAAAGACGAAGATTGGCCTCAAGAATTAAGAATGGGTACAGGTGTTTTTGGATGGGTAATGCTAGAAGAAGTGCCAATTTGGTACGAATTATGGCGTCAGATAAATGGTTTCCCTCCAAGCTTGGATAACCCAGTTGCAAAGAAAAAGAAATAG
- a CDS encoding TolC family protein produces MKRIFSYLLCVLSLSFISQGLAQDVEADSTIKKLTLDDLYQMIMVYHPVAQQAELLSAQGQMQIRLGKGYFDPKLESKYDQKVFKNNEYYQKWNSYAKIPLWAGNINVGYERNDGYKLNPENDTDGGNGLMYIGLELPVLKGLLMDERRAALKKSHAMQKLAEADQIKLINKLILQIAKDYWEWYYTYHQYRLALEGYELAQFRMESVDERIRQGDLATVDGVEAKITIQQREINLRMAQMDLQKARLVLSNHMWTDEGKPLELLPEILPEELKVEILPSVDQLIIEANIAHPDIIGLQAKNSILAIDQRMAKEAVKPELNLKYNYLGTTPVSGWEYGLGENYKFGATFSMPLFLRKERAKLQMSKLKIQDNELSMIMKKREVSNNIRRAFIAVENYVELTDMQQEMSVNYQILLQGEADKFEAGESTVFYMNVREGKLLEAETKLFKMKAEYAKSVAELNWTAGVPPVMK; encoded by the coding sequence ATGAAAAGAATATTTTCTTACTTATTGTGTGTGCTCTCGCTTAGCTTTATATCACAAGGTTTAGCACAAGACGTAGAGGCAGATAGCACAATTAAGAAGTTAACACTAGATGATTTATACCAAATGATAATGGTTTATCATCCAGTAGCTCAACAAGCAGAATTATTATCAGCACAAGGTCAAATGCAAATTCGATTGGGTAAAGGATATTTTGATCCAAAACTAGAATCGAAGTACGATCAGAAAGTATTTAAGAATAATGAATACTATCAGAAATGGAATTCTTATGCTAAAATTCCTTTGTGGGCTGGTAATATTAATGTGGGCTACGAACGAAATGATGGATATAAACTTAATCCTGAAAATGACACCGATGGAGGAAATGGTCTGATGTATATTGGGTTAGAACTTCCTGTTTTAAAAGGTCTTTTGATGGATGAACGTAGAGCAGCTTTAAAGAAAAGTCATGCCATGCAGAAATTGGCAGAAGCAGACCAGATAAAGCTTATCAATAAGTTGATATTACAGATTGCTAAAGATTATTGGGAGTGGTATTATACCTACCATCAATATAGACTAGCATTGGAAGGATATGAACTTGCTCAATTTAGAATGGAATCTGTTGATGAAAGAATTCGACAAGGAGATTTGGCCACTGTTGATGGGGTTGAAGCAAAAATTACAATTCAACAAAGAGAAATTAATTTGAGAATGGCTCAAATGGATTTACAAAAAGCTCGTTTAGTACTGTCTAACCATATGTGGACAGACGAGGGTAAACCATTAGAATTATTACCTGAGATTCTCCCTGAAGAGTTAAAAGTAGAAATACTTCCTTCTGTAGATCAATTGATTATCGAAGCAAATATTGCTCACCCAGATATTATAGGGTTACAAGCAAAAAATTCTATTTTAGCTATTGATCAAAGAATGGCAAAAGAAGCTGTTAAACCAGAGCTTAACTTAAAATACAATTACTTAGGTACTACACCTGTAAGTGGTTGGGAGTATGGTTTAGGAGAAAATTATAAATTTGGAGCTACTTTTTCTATGCCTTTATTCTTACGAAAAGAAAGAGCAAAACTTCAGATGTCAAAATTGAAAATTCAAGACAATGAGCTCTCAATGATTATGAAGAAAAGAGAGGTGTCGAATAATATAAGAAGAGCATTTATAGCCGTAGAAAATTACGTTGAATTGACTGATATGCAACAAGAAATGTCTGTCAATTATCAAATTTTACTCCAAGGTGAAGCAGATAAATTCGAAGCGGGAGAAAGTACAGTCTTTTATATGAATGTAAGAGAGGGTAAACTTTTAGAAGCTGAAACAAAGCTATTTAAGATGAAAGCAGAATATGCTAAATCTGTAGCAGAATTAAATTGGACAGCAGGTGTACCACCGGTAATGAAATAG
- a CDS encoding M43 family zinc metalloprotease codes for MTFYKYLFLSFLVVFISCSKQEQETNSTVPKIEYSELEKFNNRWNGVENVTKLRLAVHQYSSEDSFYTEDQILELVDSINTTLSSTLPNQEIEKGFGAIYQIPKIVFLFDTTEFSAMTTTNLSAGLEDSVSGDLVRQEHEDVDGTKYVNFFLIPYTDSEGFGHTRLPQNEGSTDMVKGGIYVYGKAFNKGVLSSTFTHELGHYLGLYHTFGKTYPSEIDCSKMRNYIENGVNELIYERNGYQFYANDYDDEIDDTPYMFVMGYRPCEELFGPPLENNFMNYSVVQNMFTQGQCDKMNEVLKSENRRGLIIE; via the coding sequence ATGACATTTTACAAATACCTCTTTTTATCTTTTTTAGTTGTATTTATTTCTTGCTCAAAACAAGAACAAGAAACGAATAGTACCGTTCCAAAAATTGAGTATTCTGAACTAGAAAAGTTTAATAATAGATGGAACGGAGTTGAGAATGTAACTAAGTTAAGATTAGCAGTACATCAGTATTCTTCTGAAGATAGTTTTTATACCGAAGATCAAATTTTAGAGTTGGTAGATTCTATTAATACCACACTTTCTAGTACACTGCCCAATCAAGAGATTGAAAAAGGATTTGGGGCTATCTATCAAATTCCTAAAATTGTATTTTTATTTGATACTACTGAATTCTCTGCAATGACAACAACAAACCTTTCAGCAGGTTTAGAAGATTCAGTTTCGGGAGACTTAGTTCGTCAAGAGCATGAAGATGTAGATGGAACAAAATATGTAAACTTTTTCTTGATACCATATACAGATTCTGAAGGTTTTGGACACACAAGACTCCCTCAAAATGAAGGTTCAACAGATATGGTTAAAGGTGGTATTTATGTATATGGTAAAGCCTTTAATAAAGGAGTTCTTTCGTCTACATTTACGCATGAATTAGGACACTATTTAGGTTTATACCATACATTTGGGAAAACATATCCAAGTGAAATAGATTGCAGTAAAATGAGGAATTATATTGAAAATGGTGTAAACGAATTAATTTATGAGCGGAATGGATATCAATTTTATGCTAACGATTATGATGATGAAATTGATGACACACCTTATATGTTTGTAATGGGTTATAGGCCTTGCGAGGAACTTTTTGGACCGCCTCTGGAAAATAACTTTATGAATTATTCTGTAGTTCAAAATATGTTTACTCAAGGACAATGTGATAAAATGAATGAAGTCCTTAAAAGTGAAAATAGGAGAGGACTAATTATAGAATAA
- a CDS encoding DUF6359 domain-containing protein, giving the protein MKKYIKRFTRYNLILMSLFLTISACEKDDPDMPGTKKESSKVNVQVTHSISQLKELYDGSDLFDINEDITIQGTVISSDSTGNIFKSIFLIDDSGQGIQVKVNKTELYLDYKIGQRLFIKCKDLMLGQYGGIIQIGGEYKGKIGSIDEALIADHIIKGALENIPTPTKLDLTALPKEIEKLYNTWVTLENVQFVEQNVNYTDGQKTTNRVITIASGEKVAVRTSNMSSFAGEKLPTKSGSITAILSAFNGDLQLTINSLDDVKFEAPRFNISAGNGKGTLADPFDIKAAAAREGEKEVWVKGYIIGSINGKSFKDDFVLGSQTSSSVSNVLIDTDKDVKDATSAFPIQLSDLQLRSDLNLKDNKVNYKKEIWIKGDLESYFSTTGLKNVTAYSFDGKTVVSVQGSSNTIGLGNEIKGSEFTKSTIDFITWNETTSGAIWESSNQKVGVNAFKKGATSAWMISKNEVDFSALTTPRLIITEELNYFSDFKDIEVLASTDYKGGDPTKANWSVLNVDGVRKNAGENEVQFDVSGSAYIAFRYKSSDTKSMEWSIKSVEAAEKVAVQPADPVEGDGLTIATAFNVAGVKANQGAAKNKDYKWAKGKIVGYLTSAGFMAGTAGAGNTNIVIALRDNETNEDKLVSVQLSKGYIRDGLNLVDNPSYLNKIIWVKGAFEKYYGLEGIKSIKAFSIDGSTEVQDPGSIVHPILGQGTDILGSSLVATSIDFSTWNVTSSEMIWTAKSSSASINGNGKGTNNSWLISKSTVDFSSLTTPRLFITEQISSFKALTNVRIVYSTNYSGNGDPTAATWTDFTVDGTRVTSGSTTTLLEQPTGANNIYIAFVYTNNDDSDASSWSISSVKADDKPTGPILPAGVNLGDASVSGFSDLIISEYVEGSATANRFIELYNGTGSEVDLSEYVLKKDSNGKGTFSSKISLSEKLPNGATLVIMYKAESANVLPAGVTGKRNGSLSITGNDMVALFKKATDTEIDRIGIKTSSDFAKDITYVREKSVRSPKAGEVDPSTSSEWVAKSKDDFSNLGSHSYK; this is encoded by the coding sequence ATGAAAAAATACATTAAGAGGTTTACTAGATATAATTTAATTTTGATGAGTCTCTTTCTTACAATTTCAGCTTGTGAGAAAGACGACCCAGATATGCCAGGAACAAAAAAAGAAAGTTCTAAAGTAAACGTTCAGGTTACCCACTCTATCTCACAATTAAAAGAGTTATACGACGGGTCTGATTTATTTGATATTAATGAAGATATCACCATCCAAGGAACAGTAATTTCTTCGGATTCTACAGGAAACATTTTTAAATCAATTTTTTTAATTGATGATTCTGGACAAGGTATTCAAGTCAAAGTAAATAAGACAGAACTTTATCTTGATTATAAAATTGGTCAAAGACTTTTTATAAAATGTAAAGATTTAATGTTAGGTCAGTATGGAGGAATCATACAAATTGGAGGAGAATACAAAGGTAAAATTGGTAGTATTGATGAAGCACTTATTGCTGATCATATTATAAAAGGAGCATTAGAAAATATTCCAACACCTACTAAGTTAGATTTAACAGCTCTTCCTAAGGAGATTGAAAAATTATACAATACTTGGGTAACTTTAGAAAATGTACAATTTGTTGAACAAAACGTAAATTATACAGACGGTCAGAAAACTACAAATAGAGTAATAACAATTGCTTCTGGAGAAAAAGTAGCTGTTAGGACTTCTAATATGTCTAGTTTTGCAGGAGAAAAATTACCTACAAAAAGTGGTAGTATAACTGCTATTTTATCTGCTTTTAATGGCGATTTACAATTAACTATCAACTCTTTAGACGATGTAAAATTTGAAGCTCCTCGTTTCAATATCTCTGCCGGAAACGGAAAAGGTACTTTAGCAGATCCTTTTGATATAAAAGCCGCAGCAGCAAGAGAAGGTGAAAAAGAAGTTTGGGTAAAAGGTTATATTATAGGTTCAATTAATGGTAAATCTTTTAAAGATGACTTTGTTCTCGGTTCGCAAACATCTTCTTCGGTTTCTAATGTATTAATTGATACAGATAAAGACGTCAAAGATGCTACAAGTGCTTTTCCAATTCAGTTATCTGATTTACAGCTTCGTTCTGATTTAAATTTAAAAGACAATAAAGTTAATTACAAAAAAGAAATCTGGATTAAAGGTGATTTAGAAAGTTACTTTTCTACAACAGGTTTAAAGAATGTCACTGCTTATTCTTTTGATGGTAAAACAGTTGTTTCAGTACAAGGAAGTAGTAATACTATTGGTTTAGGAAATGAAATTAAAGGTAGCGAATTTACTAAATCTACTATTGATTTTATTACTTGGAATGAAACAACTTCTGGAGCAATTTGGGAAAGTAGTAATCAAAAAGTTGGTGTAAATGCTTTCAAAAAAGGTGCTACTTCAGCATGGATGATCTCTAAAAATGAGGTCGACTTTTCTGCCCTTACCACACCTAGATTAATTATTACAGAGGAACTTAATTACTTCTCAGATTTTAAAGATATTGAAGTTCTAGCATCTACCGATTATAAAGGTGGCGATCCTACAAAAGCCAATTGGTCTGTCTTGAATGTAGATGGTGTTCGTAAAAATGCAGGAGAAAATGAAGTCCAATTTGATGTATCAGGAAGTGCTTATATCGCATTTAGATATAAGTCTTCAGATACAAAATCTATGGAATGGTCTATTAAGAGTGTAGAAGCTGCAGAAAAAGTTGCTGTACAACCTGCTGATCCTGTTGAGGGAGATGGTTTAACAATAGCAACAGCATTTAATGTTGCTGGGGTTAAAGCAAATCAAGGAGCTGCAAAAAATAAAGACTATAAATGGGCAAAAGGTAAAATTGTTGGTTACTTAACTAGTGCAGGTTTTATGGCAGGTACAGCAGGAGCTGGAAATACAAACATAGTAATTGCACTAAGAGATAACGAAACCAACGAAGATAAATTAGTGAGTGTTCAACTAAGTAAAGGCTATATCAGAGACGGTTTAAATTTAGTTGATAATCCTTCTTACTTAAATAAAATTATTTGGGTAAAGGGTGCATTCGAAAAATATTATGGCCTTGAAGGTATTAAATCAATAAAGGCTTTCTCTATTGATGGTAGTACTGAAGTTCAAGACCCAGGGAGTATTGTACATCCTATTTTAGGACAAGGAACTGATATTTTAGGAAGTTCACTTGTGGCTACATCAATAGATTTTAGTACTTGGAATGTTACATCTTCTGAAATGATATGGACAGCAAAAAGTAGTAGTGCAAGTATTAATGGTAACGGAAAGGGAACAAATAATTCGTGGTTAATCTCTAAATCTACAGTAGATTTTTCATCACTTACTACACCTAGATTATTTATTACTGAACAGATTTCATCTTTTAAAGCACTTACTAATGTTAGAATTGTTTATTCAACAAACTACTCTGGTAATGGAGACCCAACAGCTGCAACATGGACTGACTTTACTGTAGATGGAACAAGAGTAACATCTGGAAGTACAACAACTCTTTTAGAACAACCTACTGGAGCAAATAATATCTACATCGCTTTTGTTTATACAAATAATGATGATTCTGATGCTTCGAGTTGGTCTATTTCTAGTGTTAAAGCTGATGATAAACCAACTGGTCCAATTTTACCTGCTGGTGTTAATTTAGGAGATGCTTCTGTAAGTGGTTTTTCTGATCTAATAATTTCAGAATACGTTGAAGGTTCTGCTACTGCCAATAGATTTATTGAGCTATATAATGGAACCGGAAGTGAAGTTGATTTATCAGAATATGTATTGAAAAAAGACTCGAATGGTAAAGGTACTTTTAGTTCTAAAATATCATTGAGTGAGAAACTTCCTAATGGGGCAACTTTGGTAATAATGTACAAAGCAGAATCTGCAAATGTACTCCCTGCAGGTGTAACGGGTAAAAGGAATGGCTCTTTATCAATTACAGGTAATGATATGGTTGCTTTATTTAAAAAAGCAACTGATACAGAAATTGATAGGATTGGTATTAAAACTTCTTCAGATTTTGCAAAGGATATTACCTATGTAAGAGAGAAATCTGTAAGATCTCCCAAAGCAGGAGAAGTAGACCCTAGCACTTCTTCAGAGTGGGTGGCTAAATCAAAAGATGATTTTTCTAACCTTGGTTCTCACTCATACAAATAA